A single genomic interval of Zingiber officinale cultivar Zhangliang chromosome 4A, Zo_v1.1, whole genome shotgun sequence harbors:
- the LOC121970076 gene encoding protein Barley B recombinant-like — MDDDGGLGIRNWGYYDPPSKENLGLRLMPSLVERDVKPVVSSGGFIHRLCSLPEPSLPMDFVRDGWFHHSNDNVKNDYVREGWIHYSNDNSKSFPILTTNHQQHTSYNVLPDPTIVNNVQMFQHLEPQPKEDKPLMKEEPVDGNEPPLKKRSRGRPQKSPKPKKPKKAAAPRDGVANGSISHGKTGKKSTSMIINGIDFDISRIPTPVCSCTGKQQPCYKWGIGGWQSACCTTSISMYPLPMSTKRRGARIAGRKMSQGAFKKVLEKLAGEGYNLSNPIDLKTFWAKHGTNKFVTIR, encoded by the coding sequence ATGGATGACGATGGTGGATTGGGTATCCGGAATTGGGGCTACTATGACCCACCATCGAAGGAAAATCTTGGATTGCGGCTCATGCCTTCTTTGGTGGAACGGGATGTGAAGCCAGTTGTATCAAGTGGTGGATTTATTCACAGGCTTTGTAGTCTTCCAGAGCCATCACTTCCAATGGACTTTGTGAGGGATGGATGGTTTCACCATAGTAATGACAATGTAAAGAATGATTATGTGAGGGAAGGATGGATACACTATAGCAATGACAATAGCAAGAGCTTCCCCATTTTGACGACAAACCATCAGCAGCATACCAGTTATAATGTCCTCCCTGATCCCACCATAGTGAACAATGTCCAGATGTTTCAGCACTTGGAGCCACAGCCCAAGGAGGACAAGCCTTTGATGAAAGAGGAGCCAGTTGATGGAAATGAGCCTCCTTTGAAGAAGAGGTCTAGGGGTCGTCCACAGAAATCACCAAAGCCAAAGAAGCCTAAGAAAGCCGCAGCACCAAGAGATGGGGTTGCTAATGGCTCCATTTCACATGGAAAGACTGGGAAGAAGAGCACTAGCATGATTATTAATGGGATTGATTTTGATATCTCAAGAATTCCAACTCCAGTGTGTTCTTGTACTGGAAAGCAACAACCATGCTACAAGTGGGGTATTGGAGGATGGCAATCAGCATGCTGCACGACCAGTATTTCTATGTATCCCCTTCCAATGAGCACTAAGAGGAGAGGGGCGCGTATTGCTGGTAGAAAAATGAGCCAGGGTGCATTTAAGAAGGTGCTGGAGAAGCTAGCTGGAGAAGGTTATAATCTTTCTAACCCAATTGACTTGAAGACCTTCTGGGCGAAGCATGGTACTAACAAGTTTGTGACTATCAGGTAA
- the LOC121970079 gene encoding protein GID8 homolog, translated as MSKKVITREEWERKLKDVKIRKEDMNKLVMNFLVTEGYVDAAEKFRIESGTEPDVDLATITDRMAVKQALQSGNVEDAIEKVNDLNPTILDTNPQLYFHLQQQRLIELIRSGKVEEALEFAQEELAPRGEENQSFLEELEKTVALLAFEDVKNCPYGELLDTSQRLKTASELNAAILTSQSHDKDPKLPSLLKMLIWAQNQLDEKAAYPKINNLTTAAVDDPAV; from the exons ATGTCTAAGAAGGTGATTACGAGGGAGGAATGGGAGAGGAAGCTCAAGGATGTGAAGATCAGGAAGGAGGACATGAATAAGCTCGTCATGAACTTTCTCGTTACGGAAGGCTATGTGGATGCCGCCGAGAAGTTCCGCATTGAATCCGGCACCGAGC CCGACGTtgacctcgccacaataactgaTCGCATGGCTGTGAAGCAGGCCTTGCAATCTGGCAACGTCGAGGATGCTATCGAGAAAGTTAATGATTTGAACCCTACG ATTCTAGATACCAATCCTCAACTGTATTTCCATCTACAGCAACAGAGATTGATTGAGTTGATTCGTAGTGGAAAGGTAGAAGAGGCTCTAGAGTTTGCTCAGGAGGAACTGgctccaagaggagaagaaaat CAAAGTTTTCTAGAGGAGTTGGAGAAGACAGTTGCCCTCTTGGCGTTTGAAGATGTAAAAAATTGTCCTTATGGAGAACTTCTAGACACCTCACAACGCTTGAAAACTGCAAGTGAGCTTAATGCTGCCATACTAACTAGCCAAAGTCATGATAAAG ATCCAAAGCTTCCTAGCTTGCTGAAAATGCTGATATGGGCACAGAATCAGCTGGATGAGAAGGCTGCTTATCCGAAAATAAACAATCTAACAACAGCAGCAGTTGATGATCCAGCAGTCTGA